The genomic segment ccctagggggcaggccccacactttgggaacctctgctctAAGacatagctaaaaaaaaaaaaaaaagtattttaagtGGCTAAATATTAGTGAATTTGTTAGATGTGTCCtctttaataaaagaaatcacCCTCCCATATGTGCAAAGAAAGAACTTaaaggtattttttttaaaaaaaaaactttactttTCATAGTAAGATAGTGTgtcaatgaaaaacaaacaattatttACAACGCTGGGTTTCTTTTTTGCATAACAAGTTAGCAGTCACCATGAATTTGAATAACATGCATACTCACACATTCAGATATGTGAAGTTTTGGTTTGATCCTGAACTGACTGAACGAGTAAGAGGACAACAGCACACCTACCACTCCTGAGATGAACCCCACCTACTCATTATATATACAAAAGCCTTTAGGCAAATATATTTTCAGGGTGGGACAGTATTATTTTGGGAGTGTAACCATCAAGACTTTAAGACCCTTAGTCCTGATTGAAACTGCTGTCAGTATCACATTAAATATCTTTGTATTGTTCTTATTCACAAATTTCCCAACTTTGTGATAAATAATTTCCAATCTTTTCTTAAATAACAAATAACCAAAAGAAACACCAAATCTATAAAGGTATTCATGAATTTTAACATATTCAATGAGCCTCTGTACTGCAGAGCCTGTTCCAACCAGACTTAAAGATGTaacattttccacatttttccTTTATCTTTTTCCTAAAGTGAACAAAATAAATTTACTGACTGGAACTAGGTCCCTCTGATGATCTTTACCAACCTGTACAGCGATGTGAGTGCCGTTGGATGTGGCCAGTAATGTGACAGGATGAATATCATCTTGCTCTTGGCTGTAACCTGCCTCCTCTACAGTTTGGAAGGAAGCCATGTCAGGTGTCATGATGGCCACCTGGGGGCAACAAAAACGCTGTACTCAAATTACAGCTTCATTTTTGAgccacaaatacatttttaaaacacatctgATTCCATAATGGAAGTTTCcaagaaaacagaataaataataaattaaaattgaaaacgtgatttaaaaaaataaaaatgcaaaaaataaaagcaactgATCTTTCTTAAGTTACTTTTATAATATGTAGACTTGAGTTTCAGCTCAGTTATTTAAGCTGAACAGAACGCCACACAGAAGCGCTCTAAATAGAAAACAAAGCCATTCACATTATTCTGTGTGCAGTCTACTGAGCTATGAGAGTTGTTTACCTGTTCATCCGAGCCATCTGTTGTTACCATGGTGACTGAGTGAGCACCCTGAGTTGCCAGCTCATGGGCTGGGATAGTTATGGTTGTGCCTTCTTGGGTTACCATGGTAATTGTGCCACCCATAGCTTGAAGGTCTGCCTCGGAGATACTGacctgaaagagaaaagaacatCGAGCTGGAATTACACTGTGACAACTTATGATTACATTGTTTAGCCAGGTCAAAGTCCCACTGAGATTAAAAATCGTCTTTTCAATAGTGGACAAACAGGCATGAGACTTTGCAGCTGTCACCTGATACAAAAAAGCATATGCAATAAAAGTGCAAAGTTTAAACAGGAATAACCTGAAATGAATTTCAATGCTACTGTTACAGAAATCTCAACTTCCTATTACTGTGCTATATGTTCATTTTAATATTCACAAAATCTCTGCTGCAATTATCATCCACCATTAATATGTACGTTATATTTCTTCTActatttgtatacatttttctTGCCAATTACCATCCTGGGCTTCCCTCCTTCCTGACttgtagaaaaaaatgaatttaatgttttatttaacatgACCCGACATTGGTGACTGATCCCACAAACTCATTAGGAAAACGTTTACAGAAGTCAGGGCAGAAGGCCGCTTTCCCTATATAGTTTTCAGGGATCAGATGTCATTTTGCACTCGAGGGTATCGCCACTAGTGACCATTAAAAAGAATGTAGTTTTAAGGGATTTCTGAAGCGTTTGCTTCACATATTGTATATGATGAGCATCCTCACTTGTTATTTGCAATATGTTTATATGCATGATGTCGTTGTATTCCCTTACCTGTTGTTGTGTTCCATCTTCCTGTGTTACCAAGGCAACATGCTGCTGACCAACCATATCGGAGCTTTCCACTGGAACCGGCTCTGATCCGGAGTCATCTGCCTCCACCACAGTTGTCGTGTAGCTCACACTGGGGTCATCGATGGCATCTGAATTGACATTTAGGATTCATTAGAATTTTGTAAGTTAATAAATAGACAGTTTTATCTTAACTATTGTTAACATCTGTTTCCATTCTAAATTCCTACATCCCTCACAGACTTatcaaaaaacatttaaaacatttgttcTGTTACATTTTACTGACCTGTTGGGGGTTCAAAGTAGGCTTCCTGCTCCTCCTCAATGGGCTCTGTGTCGTTGTGCGCTGTTCGTTTGTGCATGGCAAGTGTGGAGATCTGCTTGTAGGTTTTCCCACAATGATTGCAGTTGTAAGGTTTACAGGGCGTATGAACAACATGGTGTTTGTAAAGGCTGGAGTATTCTGTGAAGCGTTTTTCACAGCCAGGCACTGTGCACACATACGGCTTCTCACCTGGAGTGGAAAAAACAGTAAGACAATGAGCTTTTGAATTCATTTATTAAACTCCGAGAGGAGTGAAGACCCCCATCTTTATTGGTGTGTTGTTTCAGCACTCAAGAATTAGTATGTGCTTTACTTGTACATCATGTTTCCTTTATATGTGAGATCACAATGTAGTGAAGAACAGTGAACAGAGGGATTGTTCTCGGATATAGTTTACTAGCTTATTTCCATCTGCACATATAGACAACATTAGAGCTAGCATTAAGCTATGAAATCCAAATACATATGCTATAAAGATATAAAGACTAAAGATCTAGATATTCTATAGATATCCTAGATAGTTTTAAACATATATGGAAATGACGTCTGTTTGTTCTTCCTAGTAAAACAGAGTCGCAGGTTTTTCAAACTTCAGTGTTAGACGTGATGATTTAAGCCGTCTTGAAACTTTATCAATTAACAGCTTAAAAGCTTTCTGCACAGattttgtgaaaaaaacaaaactgtgttgAGATCCAGGGGTTCAACTGGAGAGCACTTAGTGACTCACAATGACTCAGCAAGCTGAGTCATTATAAGGTAATGAAGACTCACCAGTGTGAATCCGCATATGATTCTTGTAGTTAGTGGCACTGGCAAATGACCGTCCACAGCTTGGTTCAGAGCAGTAGTATGGCCGTTCTCCGGTGTGTGTTCGGATGTGAACTTTACGGATGTTGGAGGTGGTAAATGACCTGCCGCAGCCTTCAACTGGGCATTTAAAAGGCTTCTCTCCTGCAAAACATGAAGTACGTCAACCTTGCAGCTTGAAATCTATAGAATTGTAAACCTGACAGAAATAggacacaaaactgtaagcagCTGTTTAACATGACTAATGCTGGTATGAAACTAGCCTTCATGCCTTTATAAATAATCAGTGTGATTCAAACTGCAAAATGTctgctgtattttaaaaaacaagcaggAGGAACTTGGCGTCATGCTTCTCGTGATGACCATGTGCCTGTGCTCCTGCAGCACTATGGTGGCTTTGAAAAATTTCAGCTCCCCTCATCCGTTGTTCAGGATTGGCTGAACAACTTGACACAACCCCCTCAAGTTGTTCAGCCAATCCTAGCTCTTCACCACCATGTGTTGTTTGTTTCAAAAAACAGTGCTGTGTGGCTAGTTAGTTCAATCCATTTTGATTCCAAACACTCTTTAAACAGCCCCTTCTGTATTAACAGCCCTGAAGCAATGTAGCTTTTACCAGCAGTAGCAAACAACAGTAAatctcctgtttttgtttacaaacCTTATCAGGCTTATTGTGTGTTGCAACAACATTGTGACTTGTCACTGAGTTTCTGGGTGTGATTGTTTACCTGTATGTGTCCTTGTGTGTTTTTGAAGGTCTCCAGAGGTTTTGAAGGACTTGCAGCAGTTTAACTCCTGACATCTGTATGGCTTCTCCCCCGTATGTGTGCGTGAGTGACTCTTCAGCCCATAGCCTTAAAGAATCACACAATTTGACATTCAGCTAAATTATTATTCCATGCCTACAAGCAGCCTATTCCATATTTATATTGATCTCAGATATGGTCTTACATTTAATAGCAGGATTTTTTTCTAgctcaaaacagacctttaggGATCTCTTTCGTTATATTACAATATAACATAacaggcaactgttgttgtgatttggtgctatataaaaaaGAATAGAATTTAATTGAATGGGGACTAAACTTGTGTTAACAAGTGGTAATTAAGGCAGTTTGTCTGGGGTGCTTTACTGAAGAGTCTGCATTTTCCAGACATTTCAAGTCATTTGataaacaaaaaatgtattttttgcaAGTAAATTAAATCCCACTCAATAACAGCCTTcactaaaaggaaaaaacttaCTTACACAGTAATAACCCGACTAGTTCAATTGTCAACATCACTATGGTGATAATGAGATTTTAATcaagggtttaaaaaaaaaaatacatttggcaacaaaaataaaagaaattagcCATGAGTCAATTTGTAAAATTATATTATCCGTTGCTACCTGTTGCAAACTTCTTTCCACAGTTGGGATAGTCACAGATGTAcggtttgtctccagtgtgggAGCGCTCATGTACCTGCAGGAcacaaacaaaactgtaaagCATTGCATTTGAGTAAATGGCAAaattttacaaaatgttatCTTTAAATAATCTATACTTgaggaggcaaaaaaaaaaaaaaaaactttttagaaaaacaaagcacCCACACTTACCTTAAGATGGTGGGCAGTGGTGTACAGCTTTCCACAGCCTTCATATTCACAGCGAAAGGACTTTTCCCCAACATTTGAGACCCTTCCTGGCCTGTTGTCTTGTCCCTGTAACACAATCTGAAAGACAAGGCACAATTATGTATTCAATGTTAGAcctaatgtaaagaaaaaaaaaggagaaataaataaaaagaaacattacCCGCATGTGGACACCATTGTCTGCTTCAACTCTGCCATAGGTCCCCAGGGGGTTCTCTATATTCTCCACCTTTAAGGGAAAAGAAAGGGTATTTTTATAGTCTACTGGATGATCATAAAGATATTAAACCAAGGGATATGAAATATGAAActataatatttaaaatagaTAAACCATTATTACAGCAAAAATGGACCATTCAAAACAGGCAAATTTATAAAGCCTATGAATAAGACAATATTTCATCTCATATTCACAAGTGACCATCTTGCCAAGATGACGAGATAATAACTTTTTACATAAGCCAATTACTTGTGCGCAGAACACAATGGTATTAGTGATTTTCTTTTACCTAAAAATATTGTGTGACATGATAAAATGCCACTACATTGCAAGCTCATATCAATATTGCTCCTTGCATCCTCACTGTTACACCTGTCTCCCTCttactcacacatgtgttctgTCTCACTTCTACTGAcattcattcctcttctctccagtgcattcctccacctctccgagctcttccacctgctccctactctcaTTACAGAGCATAGTGTCatctagggctgccacgattagtcgactagtcacgattacgtcgactattaaaatcgtcgacgactaatttaatagtcgacgcgtcgtttgaagctttgtaagatcccaaaagacgcaggaataagtagtagtatttaagagtgtaataacggactgaaacagaagatggcagcactgcatgtacaaggatgccagctgccgttaaaccccgaagaagaagaaactgtgttccagaattcatagcgcggcccagcgcagttgtcaacaatggcggcagctagttagttttaatattacaattattattctttctgggtcacaaaataaacgtttaacatattttcaggtgtacattttacgtccaatggatgcatgatctgattagtcgactaatcgcaaaaataatcggtgactagtcgactatcaaaataatcgtttgtggcagccctagtgtcATCTGTAAAAATCACAGACCACACAGCCTTCTGCCTGACCATCACCTTTCCAAACAGGAAGGGCCTCAGATGGTGCCACCCCACCCCCATCCTTGAATCCACCTGTCACTTATACTGCATACCCCACCACTTTCTCGCTGTCGTCATATGTGTCCCAAGTCACCCTCACATATGTCACTGCCactcctgacttcctcatgcAATAACACAGTTACTCTCTTGGCACCCTATTGTATGATTTCTATAGATCCACAAACACACTTTTGTCCTTATACTTCTCCATCAATAGTCTCAAACCAGTCACATCTCTACTGAGTTTTCTTAGCACAAAATCAACTGATCACAcagggaataaaaataaataaataaatgtcactGCAGTGTGGTACAGTATAGTTGCCaagaaaacactttaaaactaACACCACACTGTAAGATTAAAGAAGAGATATTAACTTTCCATTTTGTAACAGCTAACATGTTTGCCTTTTATGCAAAAGATCCCCAGTTTGATTCTGCAATAGACATAAACCCAGCTTCAGGGGACTCACCCAGATCCACCTGCTGTAGTGACCCTTGGAAACAAGGGTAAATACTGCATTAGCTTTTAATTCTGCATTAGCTTTTAATTTCCAAATTTTCAACATAATTCtgtgtcaacacacacacacacacaaaaaaaatgtaggGCTGGTACCACACCAGTACAAAGACAAAGCACACGTACCTTAGTGGTATACTGTTCCAGCACGCTGATGGTCTCTGGGTCAATAGCTGCTGCCTCCGCCTGCAGGTCTGCGATGGTGCCATCAGCCTGGATTGCCAGGATGGTGTTGGACTGGGGCATGTGCACAGTGTGCTGAATGTAGGCAGTGCTCCCATCCTCCAGCTGTACCTCCTGCAGGCCACCCTGATCATATGTTTCTGCACAGAAATTAGGAGAAGGATGCAGAAACTGAAACTCACTGATGAAACTGAGCCTTGTTCCAGTAGAAATCTAAAAGTTCAGGGAGGGAAATAATAGTTTTCTGCATGTCTGGACCCAAACTTAATGTTTCTTTGTGGTAAAATCCCTCACCTtaagagtttttatttataaatgttttgtacattttctaGTCCAATACTAACATTTACGTAACCATTTTTAATTCCCATGAATAGACAACAACTGGGTTTTTAAAAGAAGATACACATGcacatgaacattttttaatgtctgTGAACCAGCAGCTTAGCCAACCTCTGCAAATAAATTTATTAAAATTTATAAAAAGGAGTTTATAGGTAGGCAATATAATAAAGGATAAGCAGatgtctttttgtttattttcttttactgatgcacaataaatgaaacattaaaataataaactaaatagatgaaaaatgcttaaaattcaattcagtttgatTAGGTGTTATTTACCTTTGGGTGTGTGAATATAGGCGGTTGTTCCATCTTCTAACTGAACAGCCTGTCCATCTTCAAGCTGTAAACTGTCCCCCcctaaaaatgcattaaaaataaacattactcACATTACTTCATTAGTGTGTTCTTGGTTACCTACTAGTGAGCGTTTTGTTACATAATATAGATGACATGCAATTAAATTACAGCCTTGCACTGTGCCACAAACACAGTACACAAAGAATAAGCTCTACTCTGCTATTGGTATTAcaatatttccattttatttaccCGCTTTAGGCATGGGCACATGCTGAACATAGGCAGCAGAGCCATCCTCCAGCTGGATCACTTGGCCATCCATAATCTGTCCATCTGAAAAGGAACCTTTGGTGTCATGCTGGATATATGCAGTGGATCCATCCGCAAGTGTAACAGCCTGCAGACTCACTGTGTCCATACTCTCCATCTGATCTCCATCTGGGAAATACGAGAGTAGTAAAACATAAACTTTCAGTTTAAGGAGTAATGGAGTAGATcgtcacaaaatgaaacaacaggACTGCGATGTGATGCACTTTGTCCCAGCTAATACCCAATTACTTCTGGACACAGTTTTGCCATCCTCAACCAAAACTGGGACTGAAATTCAAATGTGATTAGATGTGCAGTTCTGCAGTGATGTCAGTACATTTCTTTTTATAACAATAGAAAGTTTAAAAGCTCACCTCCCACTGTCACAGCCTCTGTTAGACAGAGTGTGACCGGCTGCCCATCTGCATCATGAAACTCTGCCATTCCCTGGGAGTCCCGGTTTATCTGGGCCAAGAGCATGCTTTAGCTGCTGCGGGGGAAACAGGCAAGACACTCAAATGAAATGCATACCGACACAGGCACCAGAAATGCAGATACTGTGCAGCTATTTGTTAACTGGATGTAACCATTAAGTATCTTACttaatgttgttgctgttgcaGTGCCCCCCATCATCTCTATTCCTCCAATATGTGCAATACATACATATGTAAAGGTTTTTTTCAGTGTCTAAACATACTCAGTAAATACAACCGACAAACTGGCAAACAACCATACAACTGCATAGAAATAATATGTTATAACTTAGTTTTGATTTACTAGAATAACCTAACCTAAGTGTGCAACAAAATAAGTGAAAGAGTAAAACAAATATAGATTttttataaacaaaaaataacttgaGATTTTCTGCACTACATGAAATTTTTTGTATTGCCAGTTTCAGCGTGGTAACATGTGTGAACACAAACAACATTAGCACATATTTACCTACGAAGTGAGTCAAGTTTGTTTATGAAATGTCTGCAACATGTATTTCTTATTCTAAGCTCGGCCCCAGACAAATACCCCTCATTCAAACTAAAGATACACCACTTGTGAAATTTGAGCCAATGTAACAACCTGCTTCATATCAGGCTTCATAGTTAATCTATTTCTATTGACTCAATGGAATTGATACCAGCGTTAGGTGTTTGcattgttttattcattttcttttttgtaccaAGGAAACAAAGTAATCTcatatattttgtttcttttatcgtgataaaaaaataaacaaaatttcaAATCTTCATCACACCTTTTAACATTTATTAAGTGGAAAATTTATGTTGCATAAAAGATAAACATCTGTAAATGTCATGTGTTTGCCAATAGGTGATATGAGTCAATAAGGCCGATACTGGTTGATAACATTGTTCAGCTGATATATTGCAACATCTCTAACAAAAAGTGAATCGAAACGAACAAAATAACTCTGGGAgttaaatgaacagaaaatcTAACACGATGTtctatataaaaatacaaaataaaaatgtcaagaaATACCTACAACTCTGGTGACCTAATCAGACATATTGTGGCTATTAAACGCAGAAAGAATAAGCATATTAAGATTCGTTATAGCGTTCTTCTGACTTGCTCTGTTTTCAAGTTCAAGTCATAAACATTACATCACTTATTATAATAGTTTATTATTAAACTATAATAAACCAGTCTAACAGTTCTGCTCAGC from the Oreochromis niloticus isolate F11D_XX linkage group LG7, O_niloticus_UMD_NMBU, whole genome shotgun sequence genome contains:
- the znf143b gene encoding zinc finger protein 143 → MLLAQINRDSQGMAEFHDADGQPVTLCLTEAVTVGDGDQMESMDTVSLQAVTLADGSTAYIQHDTKGSFSDGQIMDGQVIQLEDGSAAYVQHVPMPKAGGDSLQLEDGQAVQLEDGTTAYIHTPKETYDQGGLQEVQLEDGSTAYIQHTVHMPQSNTILAIQADGTIADLQAEAAAIDPETISVLEQYTTKVENIENPLGTYGRVEADNGVHMRIVLQGQDNRPGRVSNVGEKSFRCEYEGCGKLYTTAHHLKVHERSHTGDKPYICDYPNCGKKFATGYGLKSHSRTHTGEKPYRCQELNCCKSFKTSGDLQKHTRTHTGEKPFKCPVEGCGRSFTTSNIRKVHIRTHTGERPYYCSEPSCGRSFASATNYKNHMRIHTGEKPYVCTVPGCEKRFTEYSSLYKHHVVHTPCKPYNCNHCGKTYKQISTLAMHKRTAHNDTEPIEEEQEAYFEPPTDAIDDPSVSYTTTVVEADDSGSEPVPVESSDMVGQQHVALVTQEDGTQQQVSISEADLQAMGGTITMVTQEGTTITIPAHELATQGAHSVTMVTTDGSDEQVAIMTPDMASFQTVEEAGYSQEQDDIHPVTLLATSNGTHIAVQLSDQPSLEEAIRIASRIQQGESPGLDD